One genomic region from Saprospiraceae bacterium encodes:
- a CDS encoding glycerophosphodiester phosphodiesterase, whose protein sequence is MKQYNQYLFVFIITILFICACHNKMKQKPTIFNQHKNIVVAHRGAWKNLQLPENSIASLRQAIKLNCTGSEFDVHMTADDSLVINHDPQHHSLVIEDHTYQDLVQYPLSNGESLPTLRQYLEAGRSANAGTQLVIELKPTAKGKARAEYIVKKTYELVKKLHMEHKVSFISFDLDMLVALVALDKNVITQYLNGDLAPDQIKALHISGLDYNHTKFRLHPDWILQAKKLQLILNVWTVNNREDLQYFKDAGFNYITTNEPELLMSMIHQ, encoded by the coding sequence ATGAAACAGTATAACCAATATCTTTTCGTGTTTATCATCACCATCCTGTTTATTTGTGCCTGTCACAATAAAATGAAACAAAAGCCTACAATATTCAACCAACACAAAAACATCGTAGTGGCACACCGCGGTGCATGGAAAAATCTTCAATTGCCGGAAAACTCTATCGCCTCTCTTCGCCAGGCTATTAAATTGAACTGTACTGGTTCAGAGTTTGATGTACACATGACTGCCGATGACAGCCTCGTCATCAACCACGATCCTCAACATCACAGTTTAGTCATTGAGGATCATACCTACCAGGATCTGGTGCAATATCCACTGTCTAACGGGGAGTCCTTACCTACTCTCCGACAATATCTGGAAGCCGGAAGGTCTGCCAATGCCGGCACCCAATTAGTCATCGAGCTCAAACCTACCGCAAAAGGAAAAGCCAGGGCTGAATATATAGTCAAAAAAACTTACGAACTGGTCAAAAAACTCCATATGGAACACAAAGTATCTTTTATCAGCTTTGACCTGGACATGCTTGTGGCCCTGGTCGCTTTAGACAAAAATGTAATCACTCAATACCTCAATGGAGATCTTGCTCCTGATCAAATCAAGGCACTTCATATTTCAGGATTAGACTACAATCATACTAAATTCAGACTACATCCTGACTGGATACTCCAGGCCAAAAAGCTTCAATTGATACTCAATGTATGGACTGTAAATAACCGGGAAGACCTTCAATATTTTAAAGATGCCGGCTTTAACTATATCACCACCAATGAGCCGGAACTACTGATGTCGATGATCCATCAGTGA